In one window of Brassica rapa cultivar Chiifu-401-42 chromosome A07, CAAS_Brap_v3.01, whole genome shotgun sequence DNA:
- the LOC103850187 gene encoding germin-like protein subfamily 1 member 13 — translation MRVSILITVLAVVISFAKAYDPSPLQDFCVAIDDPKNGVFVNGKFCKDPKQAKAEDFFYSGLNKAGKTNNDVKSNVTTVNVDQIPGLNTMGISLVRIDYAPYGQNPPHTHPRATEILVLLKGTLYVGFVSSNQDNNRLFAKVLQPGDVFVFPIGMIHFQVNIGKNPAVAFAGLSSQNAGVITIADTVFGSNPPINPEVLAMAFQLDVNVVKDLEAKFKN, via the exons ATGAGGGTTTCAATCCTGATTACCGTATTAGCTGTAGTCATTTCCTTTGCCAAAGCTTATGATCCAAGCCCACTCCAAGACTTCTGTGTCGCAATTGATGACCCCAAAAATGGAG TTTTTGTGAATGGTAAGTTCTGTAAGGATCCAAAGCAAGCCAAGGCAGAAGATTTCTTCTACTCAGGCCTCAATAAGGCCGGAAAAACCAATAATGATGTCAAATCCAACGTGACAACAGTCAATGTCGATCAGATTCCAGGGCTAAACACTATGGGAATATCCTTGGTTCGCATAGACTATGCACCATATGGCCAAAACCCACCTCACACGCACCCTCGCGCCACTGAGATCCTTGTTCTTTTGAAGGGAACATTATACGTCGGTTTCGTTTCTTCCAATCAAGATAATAATCGTCTATTCGCCAAAGTATTGCAGCCAGGTGACGTTTTTGTATTTCCCATAGGAATGATACATTTTCAGGTGAATATTGGGAAAAATCCCGCGGTAGCCTTTGCGGGACTGAGTAGTCAGAACGCTGGTGTCATCACGATCGCAGATACTGTGTTTGGGTCAAACCCACCGATCAACCCGGAGGTTCTGGCTATGGCGTTCCAGTTGGATGTCAATGTTGTCAAAGACCTTGAGGCCAAGTTTAAGAACTGA
- the LOC103850179 gene encoding probable ribosome biogenesis protein RLP24 yields MRLVKCWFCSSTIYPGHGIQFVRNDAKIFRFCRSKCHKNFKMKRNPRKVKWTKAYRAAHGKDMTQDKTFEFEKKRNRPERYDRNVTEDTLKAIKKIDKIRSSREAQHINKRLKPNKQKIFKSEVKEIDQNISLIKAPGSYQQDSEKMKVSVSTSKSVQNEAMEE; encoded by the exons ATGAGATTGGTCAAGTGTTGGTTCTGCTCTTCGACGATATATCCAGGACATGGTATTCAGTTTGTCCGCAACGATGCTAAG ATTTTCCGGTTCTGTAGGTCTAAATGCCACAAGAACTTCAAGATGAAGAGGAACCCTCGTAAAGTCAAGTGGACTAAAGCATACAGAGCTGCACACGGAAAGGACATGACTCAG GATAAAACTTTTGAGtttgagaagaagagaaacagaCCTGAGAGGTATGATAGGAACGTTACTGAGGATACTCTCAAGGCcattaagaagattgataagatCAGAAGTTCAAGAGAAGCTCAACACATCAATAAGAG GTTGAAGCCGAACAAACAGAAGATATTCAAGAGTGAAGTCAAAGAGATAGATCAGAACATTAGTTTGATCAAGGCACCAGGTTCTTACCAACAAGATTCAGAGAAGATGAAAGTTTCGGTCTCCacaagcaagtctgttcagaaCGAAGCCATGGAAGAGTGA
- the LOC103850189 gene encoding uncharacterized membrane protein At3g27390: MEPPTGILSSLWRFILFIPYFTGLLLLGVLKGIVFCPLICLIMAIGNSAIILGLLPVHCIWTLYSISSAKQLGPILKLFLCLCLPLGIILWLVVSITGSVLGGALYGFLSPIFATFDAVGEGKSNPLFHCFYDGTWSTVKGSFTVVCDFRDVCFHSYFSFMDDLRTSSADTRHYYEIRLLQIPGAVIAAVLGVIVDFPMISLIALFKSPYMLFKGWRRLFHDLIGREGPFLETMCVPIAGLVILLWPLGVVGAVLGSVVSSVFLGAYAGVVSYQESSFFFGLCYVVASLSIYDEYSNDVLDMPEGSCFPRPKFRRKEEEGGTGGLSRPSSFKTTPSRGGSNRGPMIDLKPLDLLEAVFEECRKYGETMVTKGIINSKDIEEAKSSKGSQVISIGLPAYSLLNELLVLRSIKSNSTGLLLGDGVTEITTRNRPKDAFFDWFLNPFLIIKDQIEAANLSEQEEEYLGKLVLLFGDSERLKFSITESDSPHLTELRKAELDSFARRLQGLTKSVSRYPTFRRHFVELVKKLSNDLDKKHNRFEGGGGSRPVKKTVSRIFSQRSFKQKTSSNGSDHQDSPNRGLRDIDIV, encoded by the exons ATGGAGCCTCCAACGGGAATATTGTCATCTCTGTGGCGATTCATACTCTTCATTCCTTATTTCACTGGCTTACTCCTTCTGGGTGTTCTTAAAG GTATCGTTTTCTGCCCGCTTATATGCCTTATTATGGCTATTGGAAACTCTGCAATCATCTTAGGCCTTTTACCAGTACATTGCATTTGGACTCTCTATTCCATATCAAG TGCTAAACAATTAGGCCCAATCTTGAAGCTCTTTCTGTGCTTGTGCCTTCCTCTCGGCATCATTCTCTGGCTTGTGGTTAGTATCACAGGAAGCGTCCTCGGAGGAGCTTTGTATGGCTTTCTTTCCCCAATCTTCGCCACCTTCGACGCTGTTGGTGAAGGGAAGTCTAACCCGCTTTTCCATTGCTTCTAC GATGGAACTTGGAGCACTGTGAAAGGCAGCTTCACTGTTGTCTGTGACTTCAGAGACGTTTGCTTTCACTCCTACTTTTCTTTTATGGATGATCTTAGAACATCAAGCGCGGATACTCGTCACTATTATGAAATAAG GCTACTTCAAATCCCAGGCGCTGTGATTGCTGCGGTTCTTGGAGTTATTGTTGATTTCCCAATGATTTCACTCATAGCCTTGTTTAAAAGCCCCTACATGCTGTTTAAAGGGTGGCGCCGTTTGTTTCATGATCTCATTGGACGTGAAGGTCCTTTCTTGGAGACCATGTGTGTCCCCATCGCAGGCCTTGTGATCTTACTCTGGCCTTTAGGTGTTGTGGGTGCGGTTCTAGGTTCCGTGGTCTCTAGTGTCTTCCTTGGTGCCTACGCTGGTGTAGTCTCATATCAGGAatcttccttcttctttggCCTCTGCTATGTTGTTGCTTCTTTGTCGATCTACGATGAGTATAGCAATGATGTTCTTGACATGCCTGAAGGCTCTTGCTTTCCCAG gCCAAAGTTTAGAAGAAAGGAAGAGGAAGGTGGTACTGGTGGTCTTTCAAGACCAAGTTCTTTTAAGACAACTCCATCAAGAGGAGGATCTAACAGAGGCCCAATGATTGACCTGAAGCCACTTGAT CTTCTAGAAGCTGTTTTTGAGGAATGTAGAAAGTACGGAGAGACTATGGTAACGAAAGGGATCATAAACTCAAAGGACATAGAGGAAGCAAAGTCTAGCAAAGGCAGTCAAGTGATCAGCATTGGCTTACCTGCTTATTCCCTTCTTAACGAGCTTCTAGTTCTACGCTCTATCAAATCCAACTCCACCGGTTTGTTACTCG GTGACGGTGTAACTGAGATAACTACAAGGAACCGCCCAAAAGATGCCTTCTTTGACTGGTTTCTGAATCCGTTTCTGATCATTAAAGACCAGATTGAAGCAGCGAATCTGtctgaacaagaagaagagtatCTTGGAAAGTTGGTTCTGCTGTTTGGAGATTCAGAGAGACTTAAATTCTCCATTACCGAATCTGACTCTCCTCATTTGACCGAGTTAAGAAAAGCAGAACTTGACTCCTTTGCTCGCAG GCTTCAAGGACTGACCAAATCAGTGTCAAGATATCCAACGTTCAGAAGACATTTTGTTGAACTAGTCAAGAAACTATCAAATGATCTAGACAAGAAACATAACCGGTTTGAAGGCGGCGGCGGTTCAAGACCGGTTAAGAAAACCGTATCTAGGATTTTCAGCCAGAGATCGTTCAAGCAAAAGACGAGTAGCAATGGGTCAGATCATCAAGATTCACCAAACCGTGGCTTAAGAGACATTGATATTGTGTAA
- the LOC103850182 gene encoding putative pentatricopeptide repeat-containing protein At2g01510 — protein MKLHRVCSRRTLAASLQHLRFLQTPRIDARIIKTGFNTDTCRSNFILEDFLRGGQVSSARKVFDEMPHKNTVSTNTMISGYVKSGDVSSARDLFDAMVDRTVVTWTILMGLYARNNRFDEAFELFRQMCRSCTLPDHVTFTTLLPGCDDAVAVAQVHAFAVKLGFDRNPFLTVCNVFVKSYCEIGRRDLARVVFEQIREKDSVTFNTLITGYEKDGLYVEAVRLFVEMQQLGHKPSDFTFSGVLKAVVGLHDYVLGQQLHGLAVSTGFSGDVAVGNQILDFYSKHDCVVETRKLFNEMPELDFVSYNVVISGYSQAEQYEESLGLFREMQSMGFDRRSFPFATVLSIAANLSLLQMGRQVHCQAIVVTADSIPHVGNSLVDMYAKCEMFEEAELIFESLSQQSTVSWTALISGYVQKGLHGDGLKLFTKMRGANLRADQSTFATVLRASAGFASLSLGRQLHGFIVRSGNSENVFSGSGLVDMYAKCGSIKHAVQVFQEMPDRNGVSWNALISAYADNGDGEAAIDAFERMIHSGLQPDSVSVLSVLTACSHSGFVEQGTEYFEAMSRVYGITPGRKHYACMLDLLCRNGRFEEAEKLMEEMPFEPDEIMWSSVLNACRIHKNQSLAERAAEKLFSMEKLRDAAAYVSLSNIYATAGEWENVSLVKKAMRERGIKKVTASSWVEVNHKMHDFSSNDQRHPRGDEIVRKINELTAEIERLGYKPDTSCVGQDVDEQMKIESLKFHSERLAVAFALISTPEGSPILVMKNLRACRDCHAAIKLISKVVKREITVRDSRRFHHFRDGLCSCGDYW, from the coding sequence ATGAAACTTCATCGCGTCTGCTCAAGAAGAACACTTGCTGCCTCTTTACAACACCTCCGCTTCCTCCAAACACCTCGTATCGATGCTCGCATCATCAAAACCGGTTTCAACACAGACACCTGTCGTTCCAATTTCATCCTCGAGGACTTTCTCCGTGGAGGTCAAGTTTCCTCTGCACGCaaggtgttcgacgaaatgcctcACAAGAACACCGTCTCCACAAACACCATGATCTCCGGCTACGTCAAGTCCGGTGACGTTTCCTCCGCTAGAGATCTCTTTGACGCCATGGTGGATCGAACCGTGGTCACTTGGACTATCTTGATGGGGCTGTACGCTAGGAACAACCGTTTCGACGAAGCCTTCGAGCTTTTCAGACAGATGTGCAGGTCTTGTACCTTGCCTGATCATGTCACCTTTACTACTCTTTTACCAGGGTGCGACGACGCGGTTGCTGTGGCGCAAGTTCATGCCTTTGCGGTCAAGTTAGGGTTTGATAGGAACCCTTTTCTCACTGTTTGCAATGTCTTTGTTAAGTCTTATTGCGAGATAGGGAGGCGTGATTTGGCACGTGTGGTGTTTGAGCAGATTAGAGAGAAGGACTCTGTCACGTTCAACACGCTTATTACAGGGTACGAGAAGGATGGTTTGTACGTTGAGGCGGTTCGTCTCTTTGTCGAAATGCAGCAGTTGGGTCACAAGCCTTCGGATTTTACGTTTTCTGGTGTTCTCAAGGCCGTTGTCGGGCTTCATGATTATGTTCTTGGTCAGCAACTCCATGGTTTAGCGGTTTCTACTGGATTCTCCGGGGATGTGGCTGTTGGGAATCAGATTCTTGATTTCTACTCGAAGCATGATTGTGTTGTAGAGACTAGGAAGCTTTTCAACGAGATGCCTGAGTTGGATTTTGTTTCTTACAATGTGGTCATCTCAGGGTATTCGCAGGCTGAGCAATACGAGGAATCCTTGGGACTGTTCAGAGAGATGCAGTCCATGGGGTTTGATCGGAGAAGCTTCCCTTTCGCGACGGTGCTGAGTATTGCAGCTAACTTGTCTTTGTTGCAGATGGGTCGACAAGTGCACTGCCAGGCCATCGTCGTGACTGCTGATTCGATCCCGCATGTTGGAAACTCTTTAGTGGATATGTACGCGAAGTGTGAGATGTTTGAGGAAGCTGAGTTGATATTCGAGAGTCTATCACAACAGAGCACTGTTTCATGGACTGCGTTGATCTCAGGTTATGTTCAGAAAGGGCTTCATGGAGATGGTCTTAAACTGTTCACCAAGATGCGAGGAGCGAATCTACGAGCAGACCAGTCCACTTTCGCTACTGTACTGAGAGCTTCGGCTGGTTTCGCTTCTTTGTCGCTGGGGAGACAACTCCACGGGTTCATAGTAAGGTCAGGGAACTCAGAGAACGTCTTCTCCGGTTCTGGACTTGTTGATATGTACGCCAAGTGTGGTTCTATCAAACACGCGGTACAAGTGTTCCAAGAGATGCCTGACAGGAATGGAGTTTCTTGGAATGCTTTGATCTCAGCTTACGCTGACAACGGAGACGGAGAAGCAGCGATTGATGCGTTTGAGAGAATGATTCACTCAGGTCTCCAGCCAGATTCAGTCAGCGTCTTGAGCGTCTTGACTGCATGTAGTCACTCTGGATTCGTTGAACAAGGAACCGAATATTTCGAGGCAATGTCTCGGGTCTACGGGATCACTCCAGGAAGGAAACACTACGCCTGCATGCTGGATCTGCTGTGCAGGAACGGGAGATTTGAAGAAGCAGAGAAGCTGATGGAGGAAATGCCCTTTGAGCCAGATGAGATAATGTGGTCATCAGTGCTGAACGCATGCCGGATTCACAAGAACCAAAGCCTTGCTGAGAGAGCAGCAGAGAAGCTCTTTAGCATGGAGAAGCTCAGGGACGCTGCTGCTTACGTAAGCCTGTCAAACATCTATGCAACAGCAGGGGAATGGGAAAACGTTAGTCTTGTCAAGAAAGCGATGCGTGAACGCGGCATCAAGAAAGTTACTGCGTCTAGCTGGGTTGAAGTAAACCACAAGATGCACGACTTCTCGTCGAATGACCAGAGACACCCGAGGGGAGATGAGATTGTGAGAAAGATCAATGAACTGACAGCCGAGATTGAAAGACTAGGGTACAAGCCTGACACGAGTTGTGTAGGACAAGACGTAGATGAGCAGATGAAGATCGAGTCGCTTAAGTTCCACAGTGAGCGTTTAGCGGTTGCGTTTGCTCTTATCAGTACACCAGAAGGGTCTCCGATCCTTGTGATGAAGAACTTGAGAGCATGCAGGGATTGCCACGCTGCGATAAAACTGATATCGAAGGTTGTAAAGAGGGAGATAACTGTAAGGGACTCAAGAAGATTCCATCACTTTAGAGATGGGCTCTGTTCTTGTGGGGATTACTGGTGA
- the LOC103850190 gene encoding succinate dehydrogenase [ubiquinone] iron-sulfur subunit 2, mitochondrial — MASGLVGRVVGTNPSRAARLIPSRWTSSKAVVGAKLKTFQIYRWNPDSPGKPELQDYQIDLKDCGPMVLDALIKIKNEMDPSLTFRRSCREGICGSCAMNIDGCNGLACLTKIESESSKETTITPLPHMFVIKDLVVDMTNFYNQYKSIEPWLKRKTPASVPGKEILQSKKDRAKLDGMYECILCACCSTSCPSYWWNPESYLGPAALLHANRWISDSRDGYTKERLEAINDEFKLYRCHTILNCARACPKGLNPGKQISHIKQLQK, encoded by the exons ATGGCGTCTGGTTTGGTCGGAAGAGTTGTTGGAACGAACCCGTCGAGGGCAGCACGATTGATTCCGTCGCGTTGGACATCATCAAAAGCTGTCGTAGGAGCGAAACTGAAGACGTTCCAGATCTACAGATGGAATCCAGATTCTCCCGGGAAGCCTGAGCTCCAAGACTACCAGATCGATCTCAAAGACTGTGGCCCCATGGTTCTAGACGCGCTCATCAAGATCAAAAACGAGATGGATCCGTCGCTCACTTTCCGCCGATCGTGCCGAGAAGGCATCTGCGGCTCGTGCGCGATGAACATCGACGGATGCAACGGTCTCGCTTGTTTGACGAAGATCGAGTCGGAGTCTTCGAAAGAGACGACGATCACGCCGTTGCCGCATATGTTTGTGATAAAGGATCTGGTGGTGGACATGACGAATTTTTATAATCAGTACAAGAGTATTGAGCCGTGGCTGAAGAGGAAGACTCCAGCGTCGGTTCCTGGGAAGGAGATTCTGCAGAGTAAGAAGGATAGAGCTAAGCTTGATGGGATGTATGAGTGCATCCTCTGCGCTTGTTGTAGCACTTCTTGTCCTAGCTATTGGTGGAACCCTGAGTCTTATCTTGGCCCTGCCGCTTTGCTCCATGCCAACAG GTGGATAAGCGACAGTCGAGACGGGTATACTAAAGAAAGACTTGAAGCCATTAACGACGAGTTCAAGCTCTATCGGTGCCACACTATCTTGAACTGTGCTCGTGCCTGTCCAAAGGGATTAAACCCAGGGAAACAGATCTCACACATCAAGCAACTTCAGAAATAA
- the LOC103850188 gene encoding protein NOI4-like → MASNNQQRQQQQDRPLPKFGEWDVNDPASAEGFTVIFAKARDDKKTNASGRAPSQRRDNNKGQDEPTKKRFCCF, encoded by the exons ATGGCATCG aataatcaacaaagacaacaacaacaagatcgACCATTACCAAAATTTGGAGAATGGGACGTAAACGATCCAGCATCAGCTGAAGGATTCACCGTTATATTCGCTAAAGCTCGAGACGACAAAAAGACAAACGCTAGTGGTCGTGCGCCCTCTCAACGCCGTGATAATAACAAAGGACAAGATGAACCTACG AAGAAACGTTTCTGCTGTTTCTAG
- the LOC103850186 gene encoding glycerol-3-phosphate dehydrogenase [NAD(+)] 1, chloroplastic: protein MRIRSSFFSIFLLSSSPSPSSSFFSSSRFSSLSAMSPGANGDFKSRVTVVGSGNWGSVAAKLIASNALKLPSFHDEVRMWVFEELLPNGEKLTDVINKTNENVKYLPGIKLGRNVVADPDLENAVKEANMLVFVTPHQFMGGICKKLKGKVTGEVEAISLVKGMEVKKEGPCMISSLISKELGINSCVLMGANIANEIAVEKFSEATVGYRESREIADTWVQLFSTPYFMVTPVHDVEGVELCGTLKNVVAIAAGFVDGLEMGNNTKAAIMRIGLREMRALSKLLFPSVKDSTFFESCGVADVITTCLGGRNRRVAETFAQSGGKRSFDELEAEMLQGQKLQGVSTAREVYEVLNHCGWLEMFPLFSTVHQICTGRLKPEAIVHYRDHKA from the exons ATGCGAATCCGTTCCTCATTCTTCTCTATCTTCctcctttcctcttctccctctccttcctcctccttcttctcctcctctcgTTTCTCCTCTCTCTCCGCTATGTCTCCAGGCGCTAACGGTGATTTCAAATCCAGGGTTACGGTCGTGGGCAGTGGCAACTGGGGAAGCGTTGCTGCTAAGCTCATCGCTTCCAATGCCCTCAAGCTTCCTTCTTTCCATG ATGAAGTTAGGATGTGGGTGTTTGAGGAACTTCTGCCAAATGGTGAGAAGCTCACTGATGTAATCAACAAAACCAAT GAAAATGTGAAGTATCTCCCTGGGATTAAGTTAGGAAGAAATGTTGTTGCAGATCCTGACCTTGAAAATGCAG TGAAGGAAGCAAACATGTTGGTTTTTGTTACGCCGCATCAGTTCATGGGTGGTATATGCAAGAAGCTTAAGGGAAAGGTAACGGGAGAGGTTGAGGCTATATCTCTTGTTAAAGGGATGGAAGTCAAGAAGGAAGGTCCCTGCATGATCTCTAGTCTCATCTCCAAGGAACTTGGTATCAACTCTTGTGTTCTTATGGGCGCAAACATCGCCAACGAG ATTGCTGTGGAGAAGTTTAGCGAAGCAACGGTTGGATATAGAGAGAGTAGAGAAATAGCTGACACTTGGGTTCAGTTATTTAGTACTCCCTATTTTATGGTCACACCG GTTCATGATGTTGAAGGAGTAGAGTTGTGTGGGACCTTGAAGAATGTAGTGGCTATTGCAGCGGGTTTCGTTGATGGTTTGGAAATGGGTAATAACACAAAG GCTGCAATCATGAGGATTGGTTTAAGAGAGATGAGAGCACTCTCGAAGCTTCTGTTTCCATCTGTTAAAGACAGTACTTTCTTTGAGAGCTGCGGTGTAGCAGATGTCATAACAACTTGCT TAGGAGGAAGAAACCGAAGAGTTGCAGAAACATTTGCCCAAAGTGGAGGAAAAAG GTCTTTTGATGAGCTTGAAGCAGAGATGCTACAAGGGCAAAAGCTACAG GGTGTTTCCACGGCAAGAGAGGTCTACGAGGTCTTGAACCACTGTGGATGGCTGGAGATGTTTCCACTGTTTTCAACGGTTCACCAAATCTGCACAGGTCGTCTTAAACCTGAAGCCATCGTTCATTACCGTGACCACAAAGCCTGA
- the LOC103850184 gene encoding uncharacterized protein LOC103850184, whose amino-acid sequence MDASSTKLPIHEHPLASSARFHGHCQGCGKSGNYYGGYLCNDPECRVVMFHKECAESPLEINHPSHPEHPLLLTQNPPRSKCDLCGKYLFVHDFPYFYHCSICDFNVDTSCARKPPLPLHHPDPQEPPFFLIKENQSQKLCRVCEQPVCGKYHYGRPSCDEYVHLECVDVAEKVKHLPFHPDHPLEYTTSTYGEDQKSCILCGVTLEGVLYHCSTCDFSMCLGCVITPPPLVIEHPKTHEHQLTLSTRQISFTCNVCGVPDNRSSYSCLPCGFTVHRSCIDMPQVIIINRHNHRLSYTNHLGPGFSDCGVCRRPVDQLRGAYSCSICPTYAVHSKCATTIRVWDGINLEGIPEEIEDLPFKVVGDDNMMINHFSHEEHNLRLTSENVISDETTLCAACVYPLNDSGPIYSCVECDYFLHEKCANLPMKIQHVSYSGQFVLHASGGEGPEGDLFDCLVCDKTSTGFRYTYDVFNLDVHCSSVSEPFVYDGHLHPLYYEPEASITTCDTCQNTVFYHVLKCDVCEFSVDFSCATLPKA is encoded by the coding sequence ATGGATGCATCATCTACAAAGCTACCAATTCATGAACATCCTTTGGCCTCGTCAGCTAGATTTCATGGTCATTGTCAAGGCTGCGGTAAATCGGGTAACTACTACGGAGGCTATCTCTGTAACGATCCCGAGTGCCGCGTTGTCATGTTCCACAAGGAATGCGCAGAATCACCATTAGAGATCAACCATCCTTCCCACCCGGAACATCCTCTCCTACTCACACAAAATCCTCCAAGAAGTAAGTGTGATTTGTGCGGCAAATATCTCTTCGTTCACGACTTTCCCTATTTCTATCATTGTTCCATATGCGACTTCAACGTTGACACATCATGTGCCAGGAAACCACCACTTCCGCTACATCATCCTGATCCCCAAGAACCTccatttttcttaataaaagaGAATCAAAGTCAAAAACTGTGCAGAGTCTGTGAGCAACCAGTTTGTGGTAAATATCATTATGGACGTCCTTCTTGTGATGAGTACGTTCACTTGGAGTGCGTCGACGTCGCGGAGAAAGTAAAACATCTTCCTTTTCACCCTGATCATCCTCTTGAGTACACCACATCTACATATGGCGAAGACCAGAAGTCATGCATTTTATGTGGAGTGACATTGGAAGGTGTCTTATACCATTGCTCGACATGTGACTTCAGCATGTGCCTAGGTTGTGTGATAACTCCCCCACCTCTTGTTATTGAGCATCCCAAGACTCATGAGCATCAGCTTACCCTCTCAACGAGACAGATCTCGTTTACTTGTAATGTTTGCGGCGTGCCTGACAACCGAAGCTCTTATTCATGTCTTCCATGTGGTTTTACGGTCCATCGAAGTTGTATTGATATGCCGCAAGTCATAATCATCAATCGTCACAATCATCGCCTCTCTTACACGAATCATCTTGGTCCAGGGTTTTCGGACTGCGGAGTTTGTCGTCGACCCGTGGATCAGTTACGTGGGGCTTATTCTTGCTCCATTTGTCCCACGTATGCTGTTCATTCAAAATGCGCAACAACCATCCGAGTATGGGATGGGATAAACCTCGAAGGGATACCCGAGGAAATTGAAGATCTTCCATTCAAGGTGGTTGGTGATGATAACATGATGATAAACCATTTCAGTCATGAGGAGCATAACTTAAGGCTTACTAGCGAAAACGTTATTTCTGATGAAACCACGCTATGTGCAGCATGTGTCTATCCTCTCAACGACTCTGGTCCAATATATAGTTGTGTGGAATGTGATTATTTTCTGCATGAAAAATGTGCAAATCTCCCTATGAAGATACAACACGTATCGTACAGTGGACAATTTGTCCTACATGCGAGCGGAGGTGAAGGTCCCGAAGGTGATTTGTTTGATTGTCTCGTTTGTGACAAAACATCGACTGGTTTCAGGTACACGTATGACGTTTTCAATCTCGATGTGCATTGCAGTTCAGTTTCTGAACCATTTGTCTATGATGGCCATTTACATCCCTTATATTATGAACCCGAAGCAAGCATCACCACATGTGACACATGTCAAAACACAGTGTTCTATCATGTGCTCAAGTGTGATGTTTGTGAGTTTAGTGTGGATTTTTCTTGTGCAACTTTGCCTAAAGCATAA
- the LOC103850181 gene encoding uncharacterized protein LOC103850181: MKKAENLLGSPTFVDLGNGRLRCVETGHEVVAGDEEAYARNKRCRLGLIDHALSHGKSPLNMFSQCLISRSKLVCKLTGDTVNKNEQHIWKHVNGKRFLLRLEQVERGAGTSGKTEKIQVIKHRRLKEDTDSDDSEFWMLKSSSGSESELESDEENCKDSHCDAKESEQLSERTKRMSIEIGPSSFASRKKKIRNSNESC, translated from the exons ATGAAGAAGGCGGAGAATCTGCTTGGCTCACCTACTTTCGTGGATCTAGGAAACGGACGGCTCAGATGCGTGGAGACTGGTCACGAAGTTGTAGCTGGAGACGAAGAAGCATACGCTCGTAACAAACGGTGTCGTCTGGGACTCATCGATCACGCTCTATCTCATGGGAAATCTCCTCTCAACATGTTCTCGCAGTGCCTAATTTCTCG TTCGAAGCTCGTGTGCAAGCTTACTGGGGATACTGTGAACAAGAACGAGCAACATATCTGGAAACACGTGAACGGGAAGAGATTTCTACTCAGGTTAG AGCAAGTGGAAAGAGGAGCTGGAACAAGCGGAAAGACCGAGAAAATACAAGTAATCAAACACAGACGCCTTAAGGAAGATACTGATTCCGATGATTCAGAGTTTTGGATGCTTAAGTCAAGTTCTGGTTCAGAGTCAGAGCTGGAGAGTGATGAAGAAAACTGCAAAG ATTCTCATTGTGATGCCAAAGAATCTGAGCAGCTCTCAGAAAG AACAAAGAGAATGTCAATAGAGATTGGACCAAGTAGCTTTGCTTCGAGGAAGAAAAAGATTAGGAATAGTAATGAGTCATGTTAA
- the LOC103850185 gene encoding uncharacterized protein LOC103850185 has protein sequence MSSRQSVRHPSHNHPLRSHKCEAKDEIICSGCDLDLIGAAFKCTKSSDCDYFLHKSCFSLPRETNHKSHQPHCLNLLYSPKSMYTCHACGEYGSSFTYNCSICQYDVHVGCVSMPETVKREDHAHPLTLLYSSPYTEPGLVFTCDVCKETVPDNLWAYYCMECDYGTHLHSCAKEEEEAKKGEGEGSKSSANQELAAMLEAQREMENMQIEIHLAMQSALFAKKANKAALSYI, from the coding sequence ATGTCTTCTCGACAATCAGTTAGGCACCCGAGTCACAACCATCCATTGCGCAGTCACAAATGCGAAGCAAAAGACGAAATCATCTGCTCAGGTTGCGATCTCGATCTGATTGGTGCAGCTTTCAAATGCACAAAATCATCAGACTGCGATTACTTCTTGCACAAGTCCTGTTTTAGCCTTCCACGTGAAACCAACCACAAATCTCACCAGCCCCACTGTCTGAATTTACTCTATTCCCCAAAGTCAATGTACACGTGTCACGCTTGCGGTGAGTACGGATCAAGTTTCACTTACAACTGTTCGATCTGTCAGTACGATGTACATGTCGGATGTGTCTCAATGCCTGAAACCGTGAAGCGTGAAGATCACGCACATCCGCTCACTCTTCTTTACAGTTCTCCTTATACCGAACCCGGTTTAGTTTTCACCTGCGATGTTTGTAAGGAAACCGTACCGGATAATCTCTGGGCGTATTACTGCATGGAATGCGATTACGGTACACATTTACACTCATGTgcgaaagaggaagaagaggcaaagaaaggagaaggagaaggaagcAAAAGCTCGGCGAATCAAGAGCTAGCTGCAATGCTCGAAGCTCAAAGAGAGATGGAGAATATGCAGATTGAGATTCACTTGGCCATGCAGAGTGCTTTGTTCGCGAAAAAGGCGAATAAGGCAGCTCTCAGTTATATCTAG